The following coding sequences are from one Halorubrum sp. BOL3-1 window:
- a CDS encoding DUF302 domain-containing protein — MTIPFDPDELDPEEYGETKTTLSTDHESAIERVREVCTDAGFGIPVEFSPSEMLNEKVDADRDPYYVLGACNPKMADRALDATEKRIGGVFPCNMIVWEESPGEQVVYHVSIMKIARLLGLPVDDDEMDAIIDDTGEMVDAVFAELDEDA, encoded by the coding sequence ATGACGATACCGTTCGACCCGGACGAGCTGGACCCCGAGGAGTACGGCGAAACGAAGACGACGCTGTCGACCGACCACGAGTCGGCGATCGAACGCGTCCGCGAGGTGTGTACCGACGCCGGATTCGGCATCCCGGTAGAGTTCTCTCCGTCGGAGATGTTGAACGAGAAGGTCGACGCTGATCGCGACCCGTACTACGTCCTCGGCGCCTGTAACCCGAAGATGGCTGACCGCGCCCTCGACGCCACCGAGAAGCGCATCGGAGGGGTGTTCCCGTGTAACATGATAGTCTGGGAGGAGTCGCCCGGCGAGCAGGTCGTCTACCACGTCTCGATCATGAAGATCGCGCGCCTGCTCGGACTCCCGGTCGACGACGACGAGATGGACGCGATCATCGACGACACCGGCGAGATGGTCGACGCCGTGTTCGCAGAACTCGACGAAGACGCGTAG
- a CDS encoding GIDE domain-containing protein: MNALHRAVPASTPVSTATEAVDPIPAALGAVDPVPAALGAVALVVGFGFLAYGAVGARDAVRVLRTTATGPRGLDGAERRVRITGRAAAVDDETLPSPFGGDPCLCVDYDVSELRSQGKGQSWVTIDGGEAGVPFRVDDGGTGVRVDPAAAAFSLDIDEKIKVDAADEPPERVRGFVDAVDEVESTETGYEVGPLTIGDDPRRRYLQRVLRPGDEVTVVGDAAAFSDAPVGEVKSKVADGSPFVVSDASARRTALRLVGRSAVPVVLGAVALAVAGVALSPAVGAVV; the protein is encoded by the coding sequence ATGAACGCCCTCCACCGAGCAGTCCCCGCTTCCACTCCAGTTTCGACCGCGACTGAGGCCGTCGATCCGATTCCGGCCGCCCTCGGCGCCGTCGATCCCGTTCCCGCCGCTCTCGGCGCCGTCGCGCTAGTTGTCGGATTCGGGTTCCTCGCGTACGGAGCGGTCGGCGCCCGCGACGCGGTCCGGGTCCTCCGGACGACCGCAACGGGTCCGCGCGGACTCGACGGCGCGGAGCGTCGAGTCCGGATCACGGGTCGGGCGGCCGCGGTCGACGACGAGACGCTTCCGTCGCCGTTCGGCGGCGACCCGTGCCTCTGCGTCGACTACGACGTCTCCGAGCTGCGCAGCCAGGGGAAAGGGCAGTCGTGGGTCACGATCGACGGGGGCGAGGCCGGGGTTCCCTTCCGCGTCGACGACGGCGGGACCGGCGTCCGTGTCGACCCCGCGGCGGCGGCGTTCTCCCTCGACATCGACGAGAAGATCAAAGTCGACGCCGCCGACGAGCCGCCGGAACGCGTCCGGGGGTTCGTCGACGCGGTCGACGAGGTCGAGAGCACGGAGACCGGGTACGAGGTCGGTCCGCTCACGATCGGCGACGACCCGCGGCGCCGATACCTCCAGCGTGTGCTTCGACCGGGCGACGAGGTGACGGTCGTCGGTGACGCCGCGGCGTTCTCGGACGCGCCCGTCGGCGAGGTGAAATCGAAGGTCGCGGACGGCTCGCCGTTCGTCGTCTCGGACGCGAGCGCGCGACGGACCGCGCTCCGACTGGTCGGTCGATCGGCGGTTCCGGTCGTCCTCGGCGCGGTCGCGCTCGCGGTGGCCGGGGTGGCACTGTCGCCCGCCGTCGGAGCGGTTGTCTGA
- a CDS encoding ribonuclease catalytic domain-containing protein, protein MSDDEPKQGSAEDQGPVTITPGLADRLAEKREELFEEFEIRDEFPSEVLREAERRTENVYEEIGDEVDEREDLRDLTTWTTDPIDAQDFDDAISIRREEDAYRLWVHIADVTHYVTPDTAMWEEAVQRANTVYLPDYTIHMLPPVLAETVCSLVPDEDRLAHTVEMEIDPETLSFEDIDIYKSVINSDERLTYAQCEDRLEDPSLPLGEENQLAYELADRMHEQRKADGSLVLNPSRDRAHTIIEESMLKANKAVTHTLMWDRGVEAMYRVHPQPTPDQWNEALKEIQELNGVSIPGDAWGDDPRKAVNAALEESPERQLNKIQRAVLKVMPRAKYMNDPFGGHHALNFDIYGHFTSPIRRLSDTINHWIVHENDVPENLIELCDHASDKQKDGETAERLYKQFLEEQGLDQHAVNNRGVEVVDDPEEAKHTA, encoded by the coding sequence ATGTCAGACGACGAGCCGAAGCAAGGGTCCGCCGAGGACCAGGGCCCCGTGACGATCACGCCGGGGCTGGCGGACCGACTCGCCGAGAAACGCGAGGAGCTGTTCGAGGAGTTCGAGATCCGCGACGAGTTCCCGAGCGAGGTGCTCCGCGAGGCCGAGCGACGAACGGAGAACGTCTACGAGGAGATCGGAGACGAGGTCGACGAGCGCGAGGACCTCCGCGATCTGACCACGTGGACCACCGACCCGATCGACGCCCAGGACTTCGACGACGCCATCTCGATCCGACGCGAGGAGGACGCCTACCGGCTGTGGGTCCACATCGCCGACGTGACCCACTACGTCACCCCCGACACCGCGATGTGGGAGGAGGCGGTCCAGCGCGCCAACACCGTCTACCTGCCCGACTACACGATCCACATGCTCCCGCCGGTGTTGGCGGAGACCGTCTGCTCGCTCGTTCCCGACGAGGACCGGCTCGCGCACACCGTCGAGATGGAGATCGATCCGGAGACGCTGTCCTTCGAGGACATCGACATCTACAAGTCCGTCATCAACTCCGACGAGCGGCTCACCTACGCCCAGTGCGAGGACCGACTCGAAGACCCCTCCTTACCCCTCGGCGAGGAGAACCAGCTCGCGTACGAGCTCGCGGACCGCATGCACGAGCAGCGCAAGGCGGACGGTTCGCTCGTGTTGAACCCCAGCCGCGACCGCGCGCACACCATCATCGAGGAGTCGATGCTGAAGGCGAACAAGGCGGTGACGCACACCCTGATGTGGGACCGCGGCGTCGAGGCGATGTACCGCGTCCACCCGCAGCCGACCCCCGACCAGTGGAACGAGGCGTTAAAAGAGATCCAGGAGCTGAACGGCGTCTCCATCCCCGGCGACGCGTGGGGCGACGACCCGCGAAAGGCGGTCAACGCCGCTCTCGAAGAGTCGCCGGAGCGCCAGCTCAACAAGATCCAGCGCGCCGTGCTGAAGGTGATGCCCCGCGCGAAGTACATGAACGACCCGTTCGGCGGCCACCACGCGCTCAACTTCGACATCTACGGCCACTTCACCTCGCCCATCCGCCGCCTGTCGGACACGATCAACCACTGGATCGTCCACGAGAACGACGTGCCCGAGAACCTGATCGAACTGTGCGACCACGCCAGCGACAAGCAGAAGGACGGCGAGACCGCAGAGCGGCTCTACAAGCAGTTCCTCGAAGAGCAGGGACTCGACCAGCACGCGGTCAACAACCGCGGGGTCGAGGTCGTCGACGATCCCGAGGAAGCGAAACACACCGCCTGA
- a CDS encoding acetyl-CoA hydrolase/transferase C-terminal domain-containing protein, whose amino-acid sequence MARRYPFVPNETSREAANEGRIAFHDRHISRLADEVRFGGLRAGMRGETIAIVEAVAVGPGWLVPSTSIGHTPAYVGAADRIVVEVNRAQPLDLARVHDVHVREDPPNRAPIPLDDPLGETDGPAVRFDPGKLAAVVETDRPDDPYEFRDVSETDEAIAANLGDFLEVELDRNPLLSDAVNLQFGVGSLGNALMGALADVEFGDRDVAYVGEVVQDGLLDMLDAGDLRGASATSLALSSEGQDRLFADIERYAEDVVLRPADVSNAPELIDRFGVVGVNSAVEVNLYGNVNATHIRGTRVVNGIGGGGDFARNCRLGVVALPSTAVGGDAPPEAVRVGSFGLGGGERGRDDGRARV is encoded by the coding sequence ATGGCGCGCCGGTATCCGTTCGTCCCGAACGAGACCTCCCGCGAGGCGGCCAACGAGGGTCGGATCGCGTTCCACGACCGCCACATCTCGCGGCTCGCCGACGAGGTCCGGTTCGGCGGCCTCCGCGCGGGGATGCGGGGAGAGACGATTGCGATAGTCGAGGCGGTCGCGGTCGGTCCCGGCTGGCTCGTCCCGTCGACTTCGATCGGGCACACACCCGCCTACGTGGGCGCGGCCGACCGGATCGTCGTCGAGGTCAACCGGGCACAGCCGCTCGATCTGGCGCGCGTCCACGACGTTCACGTCCGCGAGGACCCGCCGAATCGGGCGCCGATCCCGCTGGACGACCCGCTCGGCGAGACCGACGGGCCGGCGGTCCGGTTCGACCCCGGCAAGCTCGCCGCGGTCGTCGAGACGGACCGCCCTGACGACCCCTACGAATTCCGCGATGTCTCCGAGACCGACGAGGCCATCGCCGCGAACCTCGGCGACTTCCTGGAGGTCGAACTTGACCGCAACCCCCTCCTTTCCGACGCGGTCAACCTCCAGTTCGGCGTCGGAAGCCTCGGCAACGCGCTGATGGGCGCGCTCGCGGACGTCGAGTTCGGCGACCGCGACGTGGCGTACGTCGGCGAGGTCGTCCAGGACGGACTCCTCGACATGCTCGACGCGGGCGACCTCCGGGGTGCGAGCGCCACGTCGCTGGCGCTGTCGAGCGAAGGTCAAGACCGCCTGTTCGCCGACATTGAGCGCTACGCCGAGGACGTGGTCCTCCGACCGGCGGATGTCTCGAACGCGCCGGAACTGATCGACCGGTTCGGCGTCGTCGGCGTCAACAGCGCCGTCGAAGTCAACCTGTACGGCAACGTGAACGCGACGCACATCCGCGGGACGCGCGTGGTAAACGGGATCGGCGGCGGCGGCGACTTCGCCAGGAACTGCCGGCTCGGCGTCGTCGCGCTCCCGTCGACGGCGGTCGGCGGCGACGCCCCTCCGGAAGCGGTCCGAGTCGGCTCCTTCGGCCTCGGCGGCGGCGAGCGCGGCCGCGATGACGGGCGCGCCCGGGTGTAG
- a CDS encoding MaoC family dehydratase produces the protein MARDTDAHDADGDGAAADGGADRRLVSGWEGRYYEDFEVGDVYKHPYGRTVTETDNVWFTNLSMNLNPMHFNEAYAAETEFGERLVDGTFVIALAVGMSVIDVSANATANLGYDDIRHHAPVFHGDTLFAESEVLDKRESSSRDHVGIVTTELRAYNQNDELVLSLERTPMVLKRSHAEPSAAQPTGWPEGIGTQPEELE, from the coding sequence ATGGCACGCGACACCGACGCACACGACGCAGACGGTGACGGGGCAGCAGCCGACGGCGGCGCGGACCGCCGGCTCGTCTCCGGCTGGGAGGGGCGCTACTACGAGGACTTCGAGGTGGGTGACGTCTACAAACACCCCTACGGACGGACGGTGACAGAGACGGACAACGTCTGGTTCACCAACCTCTCGATGAACCTCAACCCGATGCACTTCAACGAGGCGTACGCGGCCGAGACCGAGTTCGGCGAGCGCCTCGTCGACGGCACCTTCGTCATCGCGCTGGCCGTCGGGATGAGCGTCATCGACGTGTCGGCGAACGCGACCGCGAACCTCGGCTACGACGATATCCGACACCATGCGCCCGTCTTCCACGGCGACACGCTGTTCGCGGAGTCCGAGGTCCTCGACAAGCGGGAGTCCTCCTCGCGCGACCACGTCGGGATCGTCACCACGGAGCTGCGGGCGTACAACCAGAACGACGAGCTCGTCCTCTCCTTGGAACGCACCCCGATGGTACTCAAGCGGTCGCACGCGGAGCCGAGCGCGGCGCAGCCGACGGGCTGGCCCGAGGGGATCGGCACGCAGCCGGAGGAGCTGGAGTGA
- a CDS encoding DUF120 domain-containing protein: MSDVTATDADTDVDPAALAALKHVGLVGGLSETKVSCAALGDRLDASTQTASRRLQTLESAGYVDRDVVSDGQWVRVTDAGEAALRGEYADYRRLFESDVELTLRGAVTGGMGEGRHYITLPGYAEQFRERLGYDPFPGTLNVDLTEESVRRRGEMAGIDAVPIDAWEGEDRTYGGATCYGITLVAGDERYEAVHAIIPDRTHHDDDQLELIAPDRLRDALDLDDGDAVEARVEPTSRADEPESTAVETEVA, encoded by the coding sequence ATGTCAGACGTGACGGCGACCGACGCGGACACCGACGTGGACCCGGCCGCCCTCGCGGCCCTGAAACACGTCGGACTCGTCGGCGGTCTCTCCGAGACGAAGGTGTCGTGTGCGGCGCTGGGCGATCGGCTCGACGCCTCCACGCAGACCGCCTCTCGACGCCTCCAGACGCTCGAATCCGCGGGCTACGTCGATCGCGACGTGGTCAGCGACGGGCAGTGGGTCCGGGTGACGGACGCGGGCGAGGCCGCGCTCCGCGGGGAGTACGCCGACTACCGCCGGCTGTTCGAGTCGGACGTCGAACTCACGCTCCGCGGTGCGGTCACCGGCGGGATGGGCGAGGGACGCCACTACATCACGCTGCCGGGGTACGCCGAGCAGTTCCGCGAGCGGCTCGGCTACGACCCGTTCCCGGGCACGCTCAACGTGGACCTCACCGAGGAGAGCGTTCGCCGCCGCGGCGAGATGGCCGGCATCGACGCCGTCCCCATCGACGCATGGGAGGGCGAGGACCGTACCTACGGCGGCGCCACCTGCTACGGGATCACCCTCGTCGCGGGCGACGAGCGCTACGAGGCGGTCCACGCCATCATCCCCGACCGCACCCACCACGACGACGACCAGCTCGAACTGATCGCGCCGGACCGCCTGCGCGACGCGCTCGACCTCGACGACGGCGACGCGGTCGAAGCCCGCGTCGAGCCGACGAGCCGCGCCGACGAGCCGGAGTCGACCGCGGTCGAGACGGAGGTCGCCTGA
- the ribB gene encoding 3,4-dihydroxy-2-butanone-4-phosphate synthase, which yields MRADPETGAGAAESTETVDAVERALDAFRTGDPVCVHDFADREGETDIVYPAEAVDETAVAHMRNDAGGLVCVAVDGAVGDAFELPFLADALDHPAVDDDPDYDDRSSFSLPVNHRETFTGITDADRAKTIVEVANAAARVRADPTAYGPENFAAEFRVPGHVHVLRGDCDGLAGRTGHTELGLAMAGATDRAPAAVVCEMLDDETGDALAPADAAAYADHRGIPYVEGAALVEALR from the coding sequence ATGCGCGCCGACCCGGAGACGGGCGCCGGTGCGGCGGAGTCGACCGAGACCGTCGACGCCGTCGAACGGGCGCTCGACGCGTTCCGCACCGGCGACCCCGTCTGCGTCCACGACTTCGCGGACCGCGAGGGCGAGACGGACATCGTCTACCCTGCCGAGGCGGTCGACGAGACTGCGGTCGCGCACATGCGCAACGACGCGGGCGGACTGGTCTGCGTGGCCGTCGACGGCGCGGTCGGCGACGCGTTCGAGTTGCCGTTCCTCGCGGACGCGCTCGATCACCCCGCAGTCGACGACGACCCCGACTACGACGACCGGTCCTCCTTCTCGCTGCCGGTGAACCACCGCGAGACGTTCACCGGGATCACGGACGCGGACCGGGCGAAGACCATCGTCGAGGTCGCGAACGCGGCCGCCCGCGTCCGCGCTGACCCGACCGCCTACGGCCCCGAAAACTTCGCCGCGGAGTTCCGCGTCCCCGGCCACGTCCACGTCCTGCGCGGCGACTGCGACGGCCTCGCCGGCCGGACCGGCCACACCGAACTCGGCCTCGCGATGGCCGGTGCGACCGACCGCGCGCCCGCCGCCGTGGTCTGCGAGATGCTCGACGACGAGACGGGCGACGCGCTCGCGCCCGCGGACGCCGCCGCCTACGCGGACCACCGAGGAATTCCCTACGTCGAGGGCGCAGCGCTCGTCGAGGCGTTACGCTGA
- a CDS encoding branched-chain amino acid transaminase, whose protein sequence is MGFDEMDVDTIWKNGEFLDWEDATTHVLTHALHYGSGVFEGVRCYDTEKGPAVFRWDEHLDRLFDSAKMYDMEIGHSREEITQATLELLDRQDLESCYIRPIAYYGYDTLGVSPKDCPTDLVLAAWPWGAYLGEEALEDGVDVMVSSWRKHASSQVPTNVKTTGLYVNSMLAGEEARRNGYVEAVVLNKEGNVAEGPGENIFMVNDGEIYTTGPAQSILEGITRDTVIELARERGYEVHDEAIISRGQLYTADELFFTGSAAEVTPIRSVDDTEIGAGTRGPVTEELQSAFFELVERRTDDHDEWFRYL, encoded by the coding sequence ATGGGATTCGACGAGATGGACGTCGACACGATCTGGAAGAACGGGGAGTTCCTCGACTGGGAGGACGCGACGACCCACGTTCTGACCCACGCGCTCCACTACGGGAGCGGCGTGTTCGAGGGCGTCCGCTGTTACGACACCGAGAAGGGACCGGCGGTGTTCCGCTGGGACGAACACCTCGACCGGCTGTTCGACTCCGCGAAGATGTACGACATGGAGATCGGCCACTCCCGCGAGGAGATCACCCAGGCCACCCTGGAACTCCTCGACCGACAGGACCTGGAGTCCTGCTACATCCGACCGATCGCCTACTACGGCTACGACACGCTGGGCGTCTCGCCGAAGGACTGCCCGACCGACCTCGTCCTCGCCGCGTGGCCGTGGGGCGCGTACCTCGGGGAGGAGGCGCTCGAAGACGGCGTCGACGTGATGGTCTCCTCGTGGCGGAAACACGCCTCCTCGCAGGTGCCGACGAACGTGAAGACGACCGGCCTGTACGTCAACTCCATGCTCGCGGGCGAGGAGGCCCGCCGGAACGGCTACGTCGAGGCGGTCGTCCTCAACAAGGAGGGCAACGTCGCGGAGGGTCCCGGCGAGAACATCTTCATGGTCAACGACGGCGAGATCTACACCACCGGCCCGGCGCAGTCGATCCTCGAAGGGATCACCCGCGACACCGTCATCGAACTGGCGAGGGAGCGCGGCTACGAGGTCCACGACGAGGCGATCATCTCGCGCGGCCAGCTGTACACCGCGGACGAGCTGTTCTTCACCGGCTCCGCGGCGGAGGTCACACCGATTCGCTCGGTCGACGACACCGAGATCGGCGCGGGCACCCGCGGTCCGGTGACCGAGGAGCTCCAGAGCGCCTTCTTCGAGCTGGTCGAGCGGCGGACCGACGACCACGACGAGTGGTTCAGGTACCTGTAG
- a CDS encoding DUF502 domain-containing protein codes for MSTWKRDFASGLIVLAPLLVLLLVLRWIYRYIESIPLIADLQPTVIPGPLEPVSRVIIAFAVFATVVLAVGYFMRTTLGRLAEAAVDDAINRIPALRVVYNASKLAIETAISGTDELQSPVYLETWPGIRMTAFRTGKKTRDGKIVLFMPTAPNITTGFVIEVEPEKIEETGETVEEGMTRVLSAGFAESAHQVPVEEEESAGDGTGTPDGYGHVRTDGTPGGGDGAATDGSSSGE; via the coding sequence ATGTCCACGTGGAAACGCGACTTCGCCAGCGGTCTCATCGTGCTGGCGCCGCTCCTCGTTCTACTGCTCGTGCTCCGCTGGATCTACCGGTACATCGAGTCGATCCCGCTCATCGCGGACCTCCAACCAACCGTTATACCGGGTCCCTTAGAGCCTGTATCCCGGGTTATCATCGCGTTCGCGGTGTTCGCCACCGTCGTGCTCGCGGTCGGGTACTTCATGCGGACCACGCTCGGTCGGTTGGCGGAGGCGGCGGTGGACGACGCGATCAATCGGATCCCGGCGCTCCGGGTGGTGTACAACGCGTCGAAGCTCGCCATCGAGACGGCCATCTCCGGCACCGACGAGCTTCAGAGCCCGGTGTACCTCGAGACGTGGCCCGGGATCCGGATGACCGCCTTCCGGACGGGGAAGAAGACCCGCGACGGGAAGATCGTCTTGTTCATGCCGACCGCGCCGAACATCACCACCGGTTTCGTCATCGAGGTCGAGCCGGAGAAGATCGAGGAGACCGGCGAGACCGTCGAGGAGGGGATGACGCGGGTCCTCTCCGCCGGCTTCGCGGAGTCGGCCCATCAGGTGCCGGTCGAGGAAGAGGAATCGGCGGGCGACGGCACCGGGACCCCCGACGGCTACGGACACGTCCGGACCGACGGGACGCCCGGCGGCGGGGACGGGGCCGCGACCGACGGAAGCAGTTCCGGGGAGTGA
- a CDS encoding proline dehydrogenase family protein gives MIPPIARQFVAGESVPAALDHARAANEDGIAVILNLLGEHHEDPADAEADADAYRRLLDDIAASGLDACVSVKPSQIGMDVSTDLFEEHYRDIVARADELGAFVWCDMEDADTTDATLDAFESIAADYPWSVGQCIQSNLRRTADDLDRLVDVPGKIRLVKGAYDEPSSIAYTDKADVDEAYRDDLRLLFERRDRGVAVGSHDPEMISLADRLAREHGADYEVQMLMGVRGDAQRDLTAQGVDVFQYAPYGDRWLSYFYRRVRERKENLTFAVRAVLGQ, from the coding sequence ATGATCCCCCCGATCGCCCGACAGTTCGTCGCCGGCGAGAGCGTTCCGGCGGCCCTCGATCACGCCCGCGCCGCGAACGAGGACGGCATCGCGGTCATCCTGAACCTGCTCGGAGAACACCACGAAGACCCCGCGGACGCCGAGGCGGACGCCGACGCGTACCGCCGGCTGCTCGACGACATCGCCGCCAGCGGTCTCGACGCCTGCGTCTCGGTGAAGCCGTCCCAGATCGGGATGGACGTCTCGACGGACCTGTTCGAGGAGCACTACCGCGATATCGTCGCGCGCGCCGACGAACTCGGCGCGTTCGTCTGGTGTGACATGGAGGACGCAGACACCACCGACGCCACGCTCGACGCCTTCGAGTCCATCGCCGCCGACTACCCGTGGAGCGTCGGGCAGTGCATCCAGTCGAACCTCAGACGCACCGCCGACGACCTCGACCGACTCGTCGATGTCCCCGGCAAGATCCGGCTGGTGAAGGGCGCGTACGACGAGCCGTCGTCGATCGCCTACACCGACAAGGCGGACGTCGACGAGGCGTACCGCGACGACCTCCGCCTCCTCTTCGAGCGTCGCGACCGCGGGGTCGCGGTCGGCAGCCACGACCCCGAGATGATCTCGCTCGCGGACCGGCTCGCGCGCGAGCACGGCGCCGACTACGAGGTCCAGATGCTGATGGGCGTCCGCGGGGACGCGCAGCGCGACCTCACCGCACAGGGGGTCGACGTGTTCCAGTACGCGCCGTACGGCGACAGGTGGCTCTCGTACTTCTACCGGCGCGTCCGCGAGCGCAAGGAGAACCTGACGTTCGCGGTGCGGGCGGTCCTGGGGCAGTAG
- a CDS encoding CDP-2,3-bis-(O-geranylgeranyl)-sn-glycerol synthase, translating into MIGALVATAFWAMLPAYVPNNAAVLAGGGRPIDGGREWRGARLLGDGKTWRGTAVGTLVGVLLALGLNALVDPASAALGVDLPTFDPPAAVALALGAMCGDIGASFLKRRSGRERGAAFPGLDQLDFVVGALGLAFVVDIDWAVAVFTPGVLAVVLAMTPVLHVVTNVAAYALGLKDEPW; encoded by the coding sequence ATGATCGGTGCGCTCGTCGCGACCGCGTTCTGGGCGATGCTCCCGGCGTACGTTCCGAACAACGCCGCGGTGTTGGCCGGCGGTGGCCGCCCCATCGACGGCGGCCGCGAGTGGCGCGGCGCGCGACTGCTCGGGGACGGTAAGACGTGGCGCGGGACGGCGGTCGGCACCCTGGTCGGCGTCCTCCTCGCGCTCGGACTCAACGCGCTCGTCGACCCCGCGAGCGCCGCGCTCGGCGTCGATCTCCCGACGTTCGATCCCCCCGCGGCGGTCGCCCTCGCGCTCGGGGCGATGTGCGGCGACATCGGCGCCTCCTTCCTCAAGCGACGGTCGGGGCGCGAACGCGGCGCCGCGTTCCCCGGCCTGGACCAGCTCGACTTCGTCGTCGGCGCGCTGGGACTCGCCTTCGTCGTCGACATCGACTGGGCGGTCGCCGTCTTCACGCCCGGCGTCCTCGCGGTCGTCTTAGCGATGACGCCTGTCCTCCACGTCGTCACGAACGTCGCGGCCTACGCGCTCGGACTGAAGGACGAGCCGTGGTGA
- a CDS encoding HVO_0416 family zinc finger protein, with the protein MSSSAPSSDDDVFDEFLSDNGHETEIVGWERSYNKLQCPECGALHEEGTARCSVCDWRPN; encoded by the coding sequence ATGTCTAGTAGTGCACCCAGCTCGGACGACGACGTGTTCGACGAGTTCCTGTCCGACAACGGCCACGAGACGGAGATCGTAGGCTGGGAGCGATCCTATAACAAGCTCCAGTGTCCCGAGTGCGGTGCGCTCCACGAGGAGGGAACGGCGCGGTGTTCGGTCTGCGACTGGCGGCCGAACTGA